A genomic window from Euwallacea fornicatus isolate EFF26 chromosome 6, ASM4011564v1, whole genome shotgun sequence includes:
- the LOC136339633 gene encoding uncharacterized protein has product MGFPDCLKDFDSTARKCYIFYQESRGVPRNKEISFVTLVTSFSTQAYRAISTILVMLPNLIPLVDGIVYFIRFVLDKMIDIMQTEDHKESVIKIAILLGELIIINFIIFIILNFFFVPVSVLTAKLISKLSSCLVAGS; this is encoded by the exons ATGGGATTCCCAGACTGCCTAAAGGATTTCGATTCGACCGCTCGGAAGTGTTACATCTTTTACCAAGAGTCTAGAGGAGTTCCCAGAAATAA agAAATATCGTTTGTTACTCTTGTAACATCTTTCTCCACTCAAGCCTACAGAGCAATCAGTACCATACTAGTGATGCTACCGAATTTGATACCCTTGGTCGATGGGATTGTTTACTTTATACGTTTTGTCCTGGATAAAATGATAGACATAATGCAAACCGAGGACCACAAGGAGAGtgttattaaaattgcaattttactTGGGGAGTTGATCATCATCAActtcataattttcataattttgaatttctttttcgtGCCCGTTTCCGTGCTGACGGCAAAGCTTATCAGCAAATTGTCTAGTTGCCTTGTGGCCGGGAGTTAA